The stretch of DNA TAACAACCACGATTTTTCAATCGAAGTGACAAATCCACCTTCTTCTTTTTTAGGAAAACGCTGTACGGCCTGCGGCACATCGCCAGAGCGATAAGAAGCTTCAGAGTTGGCATACTCAGAATTGCGAATGATTTGTGATGTCGAGCAAGCCGCATTGGCCATTATAACCAGACCAAGAAGCAGCTTTATCAGGGACGTCATGACTCTATGCTAATATGAATCATTTCATAAAGTCAGCCTTTACTAGTTCCTCATTTTTGAATACTGTTTCACCGTGTGAAACCGAGCCGCGTTCGGCCTCGGTCGAACCGTAGCTCCGGCTTACCGTCCCTACAGGAGTATCCATGAACTTAAAAAGCCTCATCCGCGACGTACCCAACTTCCCTAAAGAAGGAATTTTATTTCGCGACATGTCTCCACTTTTGCAGAACCCAGAAGCTCTGGATTTTGTGTCAAAAAATCTGGTGAAAAATGTCGACCTGGCAAAGATCGATTATTTTGCCGGCATTGAGTCACGTGGATTTATTTTGGCGGCGCACATGGCGGCGACCCATAAAAAAGGTTTTCTGCCGATTCGTAAAGCGGGTAAATTGCCGCCACCCACGCAAAGAGTTTCTTATGCCTTGGAATATGGCAGTGCTGAAATCGAGCTGCCACTTGGAAAAGGCAACGTCATGATTGTCGACGATGTTTTAGCAACCGGTGGTACTTTGAAGGCGGCCATCGATGTGAGTCATGCAGCTGGTTATAATGTTGAAGCCGTGGCCGTCTTGGTGAATCTTACTTTCTTAAACCAAATGAAATTCAAAAATGCAGAGGTGATGTCCCTTGTTCAATATTAACCAAGTTGCATTATTGATGGCTTTGCCTGGGGAATCTCAAGGTCTTTTTGAAGGCGCCAACGTTCCCGTCATTTATACGGGCATCGGCAAAGTCAATGCGGCCTTTGTGGCGATGGAGGCCATTCAAAAAACGCAGTGTAAGGTCATGATCAATTTAGGAACGGCCGGAAGCTCAAAATTTAAAACCCATGAGTTGGTGGAAGTAAGTACTTTCGTACAAAGAGATATGGATATTTCTCCTTTGGGTTTTAAAGTGGGAGAGACTCCTTTTGATCCAATTCCGGGCGCTATAGAATTGATTCCGTATTTTCCCGAACTGCCCAAGGGGATTTGTGGTACCGGGGATAGTTTTGAAACAGGGGTCCCAAAAGTCGCCTGTGACTTGGTTGATATGGAGGGATATGCGCTGGCTAAAGTGTGTCGCAAAATGGGCGTGCAGCTGATATCGCTTAAATATATTACCGATGGCGCGGATCATAACGCCCATAATGACTGGCAGGAAAATTTAATTTATGGCTCTAAAAAGCTTTTTGAATACTATGGCCGGATGATAACCAAATAAGAGCCCTGCCCACTATTTCGACAAAAAATATCTTCGATTTTTTAACTTTTCTTTTAACCGAAAGAAAATCCTAACCCGTCTCAAATTAAGGCTCATCTTTAGTCTAGGTGAGCCGATAAGAATTTTAGGCGCTTCCCGCAACGGGAAGGCCGGGAACAGGAGACAAAATGAAGATCAACTATACCTTCAAGCACTTAGACCATTCAGAATCTCTGCAGAACTATACGGAAGAACGTATGGGTGAGGTCGGGCGCTTTTTACTGAAGGAAGGTTACGGCAGCGTTTATTTCTCGAAGCAAAAAAATGAATTTTGCGTAGAGTTGTCGGTGAATACTCGCCAGAAATATTTCAAGGCGACGGGCTTTGCGTCGGACCCTTATGCGGCGGTGGATGCTGCGGCCGAGAAGCTAGAAAAACAGTTTTTAAAGGTGAATAAACAGTTTAAGAGCCATAAAAAACCAGAGCAGACCAAAGAGGCTCGTACCGAGCATGTGATGCGTTGGAAAAAGGCGGCTTAAACCGTCCTACCATTTAACTTAATTCAATCAAAAGGTGGCTCATTTTGAGTCACCTTTTTTCTTTTGACCCTCATAGTCCGTTTTGCTAGGTTGACCGCTCGCTAATCGAAATAAATAAGATTAGGATGGTGAGGCCCATCTGAAGAGGCCCCGCCGAGCTCATTACACGTATGAGGAATACACGAGTGAAAAACTATCTATTTACCAGTGAATCCGTTTCCGAAGGACATCCCGATAAAATGGCCGATCAAATCTCTGACGGTATCTTGGATGCTATCTTAGCCCAAGACCCTAAGGGACGTGTTGCCTGTGAAACTCTTCTTACAACCGGCTTGATCGTGGTTGGCGGCGAGATCACGACATCTGCCAAAGTTAACTTTACAGACGTTGTTCGTGATGTTGTTAAGCG from Bdellovibrio bacteriovorus encodes:
- the hpf gene encoding ribosome hibernation-promoting factor, HPF/YfiA family, whose product is MKINYTFKHLDHSESLQNYTEERMGEVGRFLLKEGYGSVYFSKQKNEFCVELSVNTRQKYFKATGFASDPYAAVDAAAEKLEKQFLKVNKQFKSHKKPEQTKEARTEHVMRWKKAA
- a CDS encoding adenine phosphoribosyltransferase; amino-acid sequence: MNLKSLIRDVPNFPKEGILFRDMSPLLQNPEALDFVSKNLVKNVDLAKIDYFAGIESRGFILAAHMAATHKKGFLPIRKAGKLPPPTQRVSYALEYGSAEIELPLGKGNVMIVDDVLATGGTLKAAIDVSHAAGYNVEAVAVLVNLTFLNQMKFKNAEVMSLVQY
- a CDS encoding 5'-methylthioadenosine/S-adenosylhomocysteine nucleosidase family protein, which produces MALPGESQGLFEGANVPVIYTGIGKVNAAFVAMEAIQKTQCKVMINLGTAGSSKFKTHELVEVSTFVQRDMDISPLGFKVGETPFDPIPGAIELIPYFPELPKGICGTGDSFETGVPKVACDLVDMEGYALAKVCRKMGVQLISLKYITDGADHNAHNDWQENLIYGSKKLFEYYGRMITK